AATGTTAAATTTCAAGAATGTAGGTACAATTTCTCTAAGATTTCAATGCCAATAAAGTGcacttattaataatatacatacatcaaTTAAATGGATAGACATTAAATTGATGAATGAGCAGTTTTATGACTGTTAATTGTGCATTAAATcatccaattttttttctgaactgTCTCCTACATGTCAAAACATATATTGTTTGATCATACTTATAAATTCAGAACAGAATGTAATTTAAGGAAAACTTAGCTTGGAATGtaagaacaaaatttaaattttccataACAGATTTGAttgataaagtttaatttatgagCCTGTTTCCCAGTTGTCTATTTGCCTTTTAGTAAACATTCTGTAAGTAACTTGTAATGGACATATTTGCAAAGGTATGCAGTTGGTTAACTAAAAAGTTCCTAATACCTATCTACAAAATTTTCACTAAATCTGTTTTAGAAAGGTATCTCTTAACATACTTGCCCATCTCTTACCCGCTTATTGAGTTAGATAATACATCCTTTATTTAAACACGCCTTCAAATAGTATATTACAGCTTTTTCTATAATTGTCATATACACAACAATGCCTATTTTCAATAACCCATTGAGTATTAAAAACAGCGTATCTATGCAAGCGCCAATGAACGACTATCTCATTATCTCTTGGAATGACTCATTGCTGCAGTTTGCTGCATCCTTGTTAAACATTCAAGGTGTGGTATGAGTTCAAATAACTAGAATTATTCTattaatagttgttttttaagGATTGATAAGTATTTCCTTACAATACGTCTTTTTAACAAGTATTTAGTGCGAAATTATCTGCTAAAACAGAACTAAGCCTATTGTTTATTCATACACACTAAATCGTATTGGTTTAACAGCTGATTTCTGTGATGTTAGTAATTACTACCAAAATGTATTTAGTTGTTTCCCTAATGATTTATTGACACACAATATTGTGACGTCAACattgaattttactttaaaaagatctgttatatgtttataaacaaattcttTCTAAACACACCTACACCTGCCAGTTGACACTTAAAATCAACGTAAGATTACAAACTACCTTGTTTGGGGTCGTAATCAAACTGAATAAAACCGGTCTGCCACCCTTTGGTTAATATGAAACCTTGAAAGTTCAAGGACTCAGCTTTCTTTACTGTCGTGTTGTTTATTTTCTCCTGATGTCGATATTTGTTCTGTCTTGCTTTTAGTCAAGTAACTTGATATGAGCACGAAAATCTTAAGAAATATAGGGAAAAAATACTTGAGATATCTACCAGTGAAAATCACTGTCAGAGCTTTTGTATTTCAACGTCCCCTGTACGAAATTTTGGGTAAGGCTTAGCATATAATCGTAGAAATTATAAATGAGAATGttcttataaaacttttatcctGAATAGTAACATCTCATTTTACCGCTCCAATATTTAAACATCCGTATTTTTATCATCCATTAATTACTTTGGGATTTCCGTTTTCGTTCGAAAACGTTAGGAAGAGATTTCTTCCGTGTACCCATACACTAGCAAACATTCATCTATCTGTATCTGTActtctatactaacatataaagctgaaagctttgtttgaacgcgcttatctcaggaactactggttcaaattgaaaaattcttttagCCGCATACAGGTAAACAATCTATGGCGTTGTGTATGTTTTGTCAACGGCGCCCCTCCCTGTCTCACTGCTTACATACCGCAGAAAGTAAATAGCAAGGGGATAAGGATCTAGAGCGTTAAAAAGTATTCCTACCAATTAAGAGTCAAAATCGCTTGTAATATGAGTACGCGGAGTGATGTAGATAGATCATGTTTAAGCAGTACAACAGGTGCAAAGCAGACAGACCTCAAATGAACAACAGTTACTGAATTCCGATCCTTATTAACAGATAACATTAAGTCGTGACAGATAATCTTTTAAACTTAATGGTATCCCCACAATGTCTATTTCTTATGCGTGAGTCATGGGTTACGTCACTCGGCTTGTCGCCCGCTCCGCGACTGAATACAAAGTGATCGCATCGAttcgttgtttgtttgtttatgtgttTGAAAGCCGGATTTTTGGGTGGATTGTGTATGAATTATGCTGTGTGTTGATTGAGCGTTGATGACTTAAGAAGAATTAATGCTCAGGTGGATtaagtgttaaaataatttgctGGTTACTGGTGTACTATTAATTCGATAAGAAAGAGCTTAACACCAATTTACGCGACTTAAGAAGATTTGTCTTGGTTCAGTGCTACTGTCGTCCTTTTAGAAAATCCCTTTTTGACTTTCGATCCGAAACTGCCAAAATCgactcaattttttttccatCCCGGACAAAACCTCTCGGAGGGTACTAAGTACTTTTGCTTGGGAACCGCTAGTACCCCTTAATAAAGATTCTTAAAATCTTCTGCAATGTAATAATAACACAGCCCTAGAATAGTGACATAAGAATATATTTCCGAAACAAATGTCCCCTACATTCTTAGAACTGGTTTAATATTGTCTGGTTTCGGCGATGATGTGTTTTCGTCATTTGTAGAGTATTACAACATGCATAAACATTAGCAGGTGTGGTCATCGATACAGGTGTTCTGGCGCGCGCTGTGTATACATGAAAAGTAAATTCCTGGTGTAAAGAAATTGTTGGAAAGTACGTTGGGTAGTTTATTCAGAGTATGTCTTGGCTTGTCCTATGTTGATGTTAATCGTCTTGggagttttttatttgaactatgGAAGATCTTGTCGCGTCATTTGAATACGATCTCCTTGAATGTATACCTACTTAGTGGCGACACCAaaggtatcgtgtcgcccaggtgaCTGGATTAAGGAGGTCGTATAGGTAtacgctctttgtaaaacactcgTAGTTAGCTGTATTGGTtcagattggaagccgaccccaacatatagGGAAAAGGTAGATATAGGTGTGCATGGTAAATTAATAATCTCTATGTTGGTCGCTGCTATTGCTACCACAGGTATTAAATAACCTGTAATTAATTCCTAGATAAGTGTTTACCATAGCAATGTTTGTTTATGATAGCGCTTTGTATGCAGGTCAAGGATAGAGTGGACAAActatatctattttattacagttacacattattaaattacCTGCATACTCGGAACGGTCCAAGTATTTGtagtgtttttatcatttttattagcttttgtACTATGGTGAGtgttatttaatgtatataGAACCTGTTTAAAACCTACGACCGTATACACAAAAACCGGCCAAGTACGAGTCGGATTCGCGATGCTGAGGGTTCCAAACAAATATACtttctaaagaaaacaaatcgaATTAAATCCTTTAAATCGTACCAATCGTTGCTAACCTGGATCTCTACTTTTAGTCTTCTTGTTCTAGCATCAACagatacattatctgtgaaactttcaactgtcttgctatcacggttcatgaggcCCGGTGACGAACGGACAGAAGGAAGTCCTCATAAACTCCAACTACTCAAAATAAAGTACACAGACAAACTCTTTGCTTTTCTGAAAACCTGTTAACTTAGCTAACTTAATTCCTTCTATTCCTTTTAAATAACCTCAAATGAAAtcctaaaaaagtaaacattaatatatttacttcattaaataatacattaagacggaacatataaataaataatcttgacCTGACCTTTCAACCTTGTAACTTAGTAAAAAATTCATCCGCGCTCTCTGCAGACGTATTACGTTAAAGTATAAGTGTGTTGGCGTTAGCATTCaacttcatttcatttataGAGGGCTTTTagatataaaagttaatatCTAGTTAGATATAGAAGATTGAGCGTAAGATAATTCCAAAAGAATTTGTTACATATAGTCGTACATAAAGTTCTACTTAAGCGACTAGCACAAGCCGAGTTTAAAATGTACTAGATAGGTACGGACCCGctaaatgtttacaaattcTAACACTTATGAGTTTAGTCTTACCTTGTCTGACAAGAAGAAATAATTAccttttattattgatatttcaTACTATATATTTAGATACGTTTCTTTGATTAAAACTTTatatgatactagctgttgcccgcgacttcgtccccgtggatagaagatataagttatgatttatacctgccctgtttttttcacattttacattgtattttcgctcctattagtcgcagcgtgatggtttatagcctaaagccttcttcgatgaatagtctattcaatacaaaaagattttttcaatttggaccagtagttcctgagattagcgcattcaaacaaacaaacaaacaaactctttagctttatatattagtatagatattagtatagataaaaagaAAGTCTCTATCCGCGTGCGTGTGGTTCCCCGCTAGCTCCTCCAAAAAAGCTCAACAAATTATTATACGGTCTATACTACTCTAAGGAAAATTTTCCACGGACTCCTCCCAAATAAGGAAGGGAGGTGCACTTTTcgattgaaattaaaatacagcTTTATTTTCTATCTCTTATCATTCAAGGTATAAAACCATCTATTTAGTTTAAATCGTTGCAAGACAAATCATCATGAACAAAGGTCGTGATACTCATAATGTGTGCTGGTGactaatattactaaatatatcATTACTAATTATAGATAATATTCTCTTGCTGTTTATCGTGAAACccctttttaaacataaaaaatattatctacttgTATATGTAGTCTTATAAACAAATGTAGtcttttattgttaaaggtAGAGATAacttatagtatttattattaaatactaaaagacactaaaataaatattagtattatcaaaaacaataaattacaagtatGTTGTATTCTAGGCATAATACACTAGTATGGTCACGAATTATCATAACTGCAAtgctttatgaataataatctAAGCGCACTTGACATTGGCTGGCGTATCGAATAGTTGACGTGGTTAGGCAATGTTCTCGctgaaataatatctatttcaattaatttagaaCCTTATATTGACGAGGAAAAGGATAAAAGTCATCTGTAGTGAGAACATGGACAATAAGGCGGCGCCAGCTGCACGAGTCTTCTATCGTCTTCCGGCGCTGCGTGCTGTCATTTGCTGTTACGATCCTTgctctttttgtttaaattgactCATAAAGGACCCACCTACATAAGAGACACAACACAGGTTTCCAATGACTCAAGACTTTAGTCTCCTAACGACTATCGCCAAAAAAAATCGTTCGTATTCGTCAGATATCGACGTATTTCCTTATTAAGGGTCTTTTTGGGTTTAGTTTGCCAAAAATCGATCGAGGCAATAGggaggattgcaacgcattccGATATACCGACAAAAAAGTGGATGTCGAAGTTTGTAGTCTGGCACTACCCGATATCTCTACCGAGGGAGCATGACTAGGTATCCATGAGTATCTGCCAAACCGAAAAGATGTCTGGTAGACAAAACAAGGCTTCGTTCCTCTTAAAATCGAATTCTCTATTCAATGTATTAAGTTTTATCATGAAAGAGAAAACAACAATACTTTATAGTTTAAAACTTGGGCAATTGCAAACgataattttcatatttcaagCTTAAAAATAAGTACACCGAGCTTTCGATCGATAAAAGTTTGGCACGCTATCGCTTACTGCCGATtgactatatttaaaaagttttaaactctAGCTCTATTCGCCCTTATAATCAATGTGTTCTAGTCCAAGATtagcttttattaaaacattcgtGGCAATGGActgaataagtaataaaaacagcAAATCATCTTGGTTATCgttgcaaatatattttgcaaaacGTACAAAGAATACAAGCAGTTAACACAATACGACTTGGCTTTCTTTAAGAGACTTTTATCTCCGTTTTTACAATGGTTAATGAGTTAAAGTTCGCCACAAGTGTCATTTGTGTCACTCCAGTTTTAAATACGACTGACAGAGTGTAAGTTTCTTTTACgttaaaactagctgtttcaCGCGGCTTTGTCCGCTTTACACTCCTTCAACGAAGTCAGATCAAAGTAGCCTGTGCTCAAAGGTGTCagttaccaaatttcatcgaaatcgctCCACTCGTTTGGgtgtgaagaggtaacaaagaCCGATATTAAAACACTCACATACCTTTTCACATTTGTAGTGTCATTGTGATCTTTACCTACACAAATCAGAGTCATGTTCACTGATTTATATGTAAAAGACACGATATAGATGTATGGGACTTTTCTAATGACAAACGTAAACAGAATTCTAACGAatctgagaataaaacaaacaattgtcaGTTAGTTGGACCTTTtatatgaagaaaataaaacgcgaTAATAGATAGGAACAATAGGTCACCAGAGTTCCAGCCGGTTCTATTGTACTTTATTCCCACTGCGGTatatttttcttcgtaaatGGTATCTACAATACACATactaaaatatactgaaatattgtaaaagtgaTGGTGTATCCTTGcagaaataatttgatttcatttacAGAGGTATCTTCGTCACTTTCAGtttcttatttattgtattgtctTCCTCCATTTGTAAACCTATCCTTAatctttatttgttattaaatcacCCACTCTGGCATATTTCTAAACTTCATCAAGTCAATTACTTAAAATGAATCTCTTCAACCTCAAGCTGAAATGCATCTTACTGAAAAAAGTTCCTCAATAGCAAATCTGTCGTTACTttccacttaaaaataatcaatacagACATCCTATCCCGCAGTAATATATATTCGAAACTACactattctttattataataatttttacagTTTATATTTACCTGAAGTCTAATCTAATCGCCTTAAATGCTGCTCATTTCACTTAGCACCGATCCAACTCTCCCTGACTCTCTAAAGATGTCTGTCTATAAAATTATTCACTTGAGCGAAACTAAAATAGGTCAGGTAGCTAGTTAAGTATTCTATTTCACCTGCAGTGTTTGCGAATAGAGAAATGCGGAAACgttcacaaatatacatactGGTATCGCCTCGCGGTTTTGCCCGTGGACTGATTGCGTTAAAAATATCCTATACGTTAATAGTATTTGGGAAATTATCTTAGGCTAACTGCAGGATATTTGCTGGACGGTATTTTAATTGAAGGTTTAACTTTCTTGCAAATTCTTTTTTCAGTCGTGTTTGATATCTGACAGATAACATCTACTAGCTACCCAAACAAgctaatattagtaggataaaacTTTTTGAGTCAACAAAATGACCAGCCTCATCAAAATCTTCTTATTCCAAAGCactaaagttcatttttgtaattacttttgcTCTTTTCCGTATTATAAATAGCTGACGACCTTTACTGCACTGAATCGTTAGTCACCGTCCGCCGGCAGCTCGCCGCCACCCTTACTCGTGTCTGAACAGTGACGTCATCGGAGGGTGGCTGGGATACACAGATGAAACGAACATCCATTCcgttttaactttatttgaaatCGATGAACCATGCACTTTAGACGAGATATGTACAATACAACACGGTTTTAAGTCAGTCAAGGCATATTCTATGTAAAAATGCTCaaatctatgtatttttatttaaaataaagttagtgTTTGGATGCCTGAAAAAACGTACCGCTTTACCTGAAAAGCAAGTATGCAGCGTTAAACGAAAGTTGAATATTATAGTAGTCTGAATGGGGTCAGATTTTAAAGCCCGCGTACTATGAAGCTGTTTTTCTAACCAActaaatattttgctatttaataaaactggaAAATCTAAAGCCCCAGGAAAATATACCTACTATGAAAATTTTTGGGAAAAGGACTGTTTTTCAGGATGTGATCTAAATCAAACattgataatttttatatttttctgtatccTTATACACAACATTTGAacaacgataaataaataattaagaaaaaactcTCAACTGTAAAACAGATTGGATCAATtcgatatcaattaaaaatctaTGTAATTTCCGACTAgactaaaatgttttgaaatgcACAGTCAAAATATTGTCCATTGCACGTGAGTCATAGACtctcgtgtttataatattagtgagatTTCTCTCAGACTAACCGGCGTCGTCCGCCCgctgtttgtaattttaattgcacGAAATACCGTTCCGAAAGATATTTCTTAAAAGTGCGAATGtgtttgtattgaattaatttCCTAGATTTTTTTGCgttcaagaattttaattgaaGTCTCATCGAAATGTTTTATGTCATTACTGTAACGTgaagtgatttatttaattgtttgtatttgttttgtcttaGTTCTCCTACTAtactttagtaattttattcGTATATTCTAATGTGACTTACCAGATGCAAAATGTTACGTTGGCCACGCCAATGCCTGTCTGGTATCGTTCGATTTTTTTTGTCCAtgcaaaacaacttttaataCTACTTAGAAGTAACTTGATGACCTAAGACTTTATACAAATTCCccaaatttcaattcaaaacatAATTGAAATGTCTGAATGAATAGTTACTTTATTTGAGAAAGTTCTATTGCAGTCCTGCTCTAACTAACCTTAGATGGCtgacaaactaaaattaatGCCTTCCCAATGTCTTTTTCTTGTTACAGAACAAAGGTTACAAAGTAAAAAGCAACAAGTACAGAAATGGCAGAGGTATACGGAGCCGGGAGACGAGCTGGAGCCCACAGCGTCATCCCCCATGAAGCGCTCGTCGAGGAACCTGTCCGATGACCTGGAAAACGGAGATGATGACGACAGCCCTCTGCCAGAAGCTGTGCTCACCACTAATCTAGGACTCGATATCGTAGTTGTGGCAACTAAGGTGAGGATTTGTTGTTTCGTGAAAGTGTcgcaagattaaaaaatatatgggaCTTGAGAGTACCCCTTAGAGTAAGgctgtctgtgtgtgtgtggttTCATTTCTTGCAAAACTGCAGCAGAAGTGCTAATTATACTAGCTAGCTGAACAAGATGCTTCTATCTTGTAAAACTGAAACATTATTGCTAAAGAACACTGTAGAGGCGTGTATATTTCGAGTTACGCTATAAAAAAGGTGGTGAAGGTAAGGTGGTAAGGACCTGAAAATCTTCGTGACTGAACTCGTTACTCAAACCTCCAAACTGAATTCTTCTTCACATACCAGTGCTGTTAAAATTCAACAAACCTTTTCACGAAATGTCGTATTATGCATGTATAAGTCAAATGTAAaatccaataaattaatttgtctatTCCCCCCCAGACTGACTACATGAGCACCCTAGAGAAGGAGCACGATTACCGCGACGAGCACTTCGACTTCATGCAGCAGTGGATCAGGCGGTTCTGTCTCCAGTACGGCGCGGCCCTCTTCTACTCCAGCGCCAAGGAGGACAAGAACTGCGACCTGCTGTACAAGTACCTCACGCACAGGATATACGGACTGCCCTTCAGGACGCCCGCGTTGATCGTCGAGAAAGATGCGGTGCTGATGTAAGTGTAGCTTTAGAATTGATTTAAGAGTGTTTCTAGGTCTTAGGCTGTTGTTTTATGTAGCATGCTTATGTTGAAGGAGAGTTAGGATGCAGAGAGTAGAAACCGGTAAATATAAGCCAACAAGATTGTATATAAACTCCACTCTCTTCGGTCATGTTCGAAGTTGCATGCAAATGTAGCCTTGCGACGCGTTAATGAAAAGGCAGCTTAGAgagtgtttgttttttcttccgCCTTCCCAAGATTTGACTGCAAAAAATGTTGTCTGATTTAGATGTGGTAACTTTCCAGTTATCGTTAGAGTTAATTGTTTACTGTTTGTTACAGACCCGCTGGTTGGGACAGCATGAAGAAAATTAGCATATTATATGAAAACATGCAGTCGTGTAAACCAGACGACTACTACAGGGATGTTATTGTACAACCTGTTATACGGAAAGTAAGTTGTCTTGTTCATTTGTGTTCAGCTATTTTTGTGCCTATAAAGATATTCGCAAATGCCCAGTAAGCAGTCGCTTCAGATGAAATgtgtgttttgaaatatttgaagaaatatcttttaaaaagaaGGTCTATCCCGCCACACATTGCATTTAGCCATCATTACAACTGCCACGATCTGACGTTGATGTCAGATCGCGGTCTACGAGGAGTTGGAACCCTTAAGCCTTATCCTTGTATGTATTAGACTCCATAACTAAATTAAGCAGGTTTTGAGCCAGTCCTCTAGTTTTTGCCACTCTATATCTGGTATCCCACCCACAGAGCGGAGCCAACCGTGAAGCGGAAGTGCAGGCGGAGGACGAGCAGGCCTTCCTGCAGCGGCAGCTGGCCGCGCTGCAGGCCGGCGCGCCCGCGCCCAGGGCCGACTCGCCGCTCAGAGCCACGCAGAGGGCTACTGCACAGGTCTcaatactattaataaaaactttttgttcatTTCCACTTTGTAATTGGCTTTTGGAGGCATTTCCGGAACGTTACGCTAGTGACTTTCGACATTCACAATACCAAAAATTTCATTTCTGTGTAGAGGAACCGGCGAAATATGGATAGTTGCAGTCCATAGCGATGTCGAAATTCCCCTTGTGACTTGTTTTGTTTCACAATGGTACActgaatggaaaaaaaaaacattcagaaaacaaatataaattttgctCGTCATGCAAAGCTGCTGTTAGTCACTCAATATCGAATcaaaataatcatataaaagtagcatattatattttaattgttaacgTTTTTGAGCATTactagttaattttttttatgagcaaaataaatatcgaaagAGATAGCTTAATGCAAATTGGTGAAGTGAAAGAAAGGGACGCAAACataaaagacatcaacgcgaaACACTGCACctttgaaaatgatttaaaatagtcTCACGCTGCGCTCGCGACGCTTTGTCGATGTGCGGCATTTGTGTTAAGCTACGGACGTGAAGCTCGAGGAACGAGTACGCCCTGTATAGTATTTTTGGGAACCAACGGAGTTACGAGTTTGAAACACCTGCTGTCCATATCTCAATTCCTCTGTACCTTGCATGTAATGATGATTTCGGGGTAAGGGCGCTAGTTCAGCGATGTCTGCTTTATTTGATCGTCAATTTCTGTCTTTGTAGCTGGACGGTGCCAAAATCGGCATGGGCCCCGGCACGCCCGGCAACGAGGGCGTGCTGGCGAACTTCTTCAACTCCCTGCTGTACAAGAAGTCGGGGTCCCCGGCGGGGCGCGGCGAGGCGTCccccgcggcggcggcggcgcgctcggA
This window of the Trichoplusia ni isolate ovarian cell line Hi5 unplaced genomic scaffold, tn1 tig00003448, whole genome shotgun sequence genome carries:
- the LOC113507896 gene encoding cytoplasmic dynein 1 light intermediate chain 2 — protein: METNGQANGLKSKKKENGDAKDNLWSSILEEVQNQGNTKLPSNKNVLVLGDNETGKTTLVAKLQGVEDPKKGSALEYAYIDVRDEYRDDQTRLSVWVLDGDPGHTNLLKFALSEETFPHTLVLLTVAMTTPWGILDQLQSWASVLGDHIDKLDLTPEQRLQSKKQQVQKWQRYTEPGDELEPTASSPMKRSSRNLSDDLENGDDDDSPLPEAVLTTNLGLDIVVVATKTDYMSTLEKEHDYRDEHFDFMQQWIRRFCLQYGAALFYSSAKEDKNCDLLYKYLTHRIYGLPFRTPALIVEKDAVLIPAGWDSMKKISILYENMQSCKPDDYYRDVIVQPVIRKSGANREAEVQAEDEQAFLQRQLAALQAGAPAPRADSPLRATQRATAQLDGAKIGMGPGTPGNEGVLANFFNSLLYKKSGSPAGRGEASPAAAAARSDAAAELDRLTRTKPRPAAPPPPLDLNSSSEC